The following is a genomic window from Streptomyces sp. NBC_01381.
CCGCTCCGCGTCTTCCTCGGCGTCACCTTCATCTACGCCGGCCTGGACAAGATCACCGACAGCGCGTTCATGTCCGCCAGCGGCGCCGGGTCCATCGGCGAGATGATGGAGGGCGTCCGCGACATCTCCGCCATCCCGGCCCTCGTCGACCTCTCCCTCAAGAGCCCCGTCGGCTTCGGCTACGCCATCGCCCTCGGTGAACTCGCCGTCGGCATCGGCACCCTCGTCGGCCTCTTCGCCCGCATCGCGGCGCTCGGCGGCGCGCTGATCTCGCTCAGCCTCTGGCTGACCGTGAGCTGGTCCACCGAGCCCTACTACTACGGCAACGACCTGGCCTACCTGATGGCCTGGCTGCCCCTGATCCTCGCCGGGGCGTCCATCTTCTCGGCCGACGCGATGCTCGCGGCCCGGCGCAGGCGGTCCTCGGGGCTCGTCTAGCCGCGGGGCTCACCCAGGCGCTCGGCCGGATACCCGGCCGTACGTCGCCTGGACGTCCGTCAGCCGTCCGTGGAGTCGTCGGGTGACCGGTCTGCCGGGCGGTCGGGTATGTGATCCGCCGGGAGGTCGGTCGAAGGGTCGGCTGAGCGGTCGGTCGGGTGACGGGTTGAGTGACGCATCGAGCGGTGGCCGGGGCGGCCGCGTATGCCATAGGCCACGGCTGCCGCCGCGCCGCCGAGCAGCAGGCCCGCCAGCAAAAGGGGGAACGCCACGAACCACGGCGTGTCCCAGAGGCCGCCCGCGTCACCCGCGTAGGCGATCGCCGCTATCAGCAGGAACAGGCCCAGGACCAGCTTGCCGGGATGGAACTCATGACGTAGCACGGGTCACCTCCGCCTGTCCGATGCCCACTTCGACGTTCAGCTCAAGTGTGCCGCCGTCCTTGCTGCCCGCGGGCGGGTCCAACGTCACCGTCTTCTCCTTGCCCGGAGCGATGTCCACATCTCCGTCGCGGTCGTCCGGCAACTGGATGTCGCCGACCCCGACTTCGACGTTCAGCTTCACCGTGCTGTCCTTCGGCACGATCACCTTCAGCTGTCCGGCCCCCACCTCGGCACTCGTCGTCACTGTCCGGTCCTTGCCGGGGCCGGCCCGGCTCAGGTCGAGGGTGCCGATGCCCGTACCCAGTTCGTAGTTGGGCCGGACCTGCTCCGACGTGGCCGGTTTCCAGTCCGTGCGCGCCCAGGTGGTGCTGATGTCCTTGGGCAGTGCCGCCGCGCCCGCGAGCAGCGTCGCTGTGATCACCGCGAGGATGATCGACCCCACCCCCGTACGCCCGGCGAAGGCACTGACGGCGATGCCGACCGCGAAGACGGCGAGCGCGCACGCGAGGCCGGTCTGCAGGCTGGTGCCGAGCGCCTGCTCCTCCCACGTCAGGCCCGTGCCGAGGCCGCCGGCGACCAGTGCCGTCAGGAAGACCGAGCCGCCGATCCAGCGCGGGCCGCGCGGCTTGGGCCGAGGGGTGGGAGCCGCAGGCTCGCCCTGCCGTATCCGACCGTGTGGCGGATCCGGCTGGTACTCGACGGTGACGCCCTCCGGCCCCCAGAAATAGCCCGAGATCCCGTCGTGCGTGCCGTCCTTGACGATCGGGTCCCGCCACCACGAGGGCGCCCCGGCCACCGGCGGTGCCTTCGCCTCGGGCGGTGCGTCCGCGACGGTCTGCGCCGCCACCGGGTCGGGGTCGGTCAGGCCGCGCTGCTGCGACCAGTACCCCGCGCCCGCGAGGAGCAGGGCGAGGACGGCGGCGAAGGTCAGCGCCCCGCCGTTGTTCAGCAGGGACAGGAAGACTCCGCAGCCGACGAGCGCGAAGAGCACGGCCGTCAGGGCCTGGCCGTCGACCCGGCCGGAGAGCAGCCTGCGCGCCTCGTTCTCCTCCTCGTCGTCGAAGGGGACGAACAGCCACGCGAAGCCGTAGAAGACAAGGCCGAGCCCGCTGGTGACCGAGAGGACCGCGAGACCGATCCGGAAGATCACCGGATCCATGTCGCAGTGCCGCCCGAGCCCCGCGCACACGCCGCCCAGCTTCTTCTGCCGGCGGTCACGGCGGAAGTTCCGCACGCCCGCGGGCCCGCCCGGCTCCTGTGCCGTGGCGGACAGCGGATCGCGGTGCGCGGCCTGCGGGCCCGTCCCGGCGGGCTGCTCGTCTGTCATGTGTCCATGGTGACGGGCGGGAGGCCGCGACGGCAGTCGGAACAACCCTGGCCGAACCCTGATATCACCCCTGACGCACCCCTGCCCCGACCTGCCGCCACCGTTCGTCCGGGGCGGAGATCAGGGGAGTCTCGGGGGTCGACCCTGATGCCCGCGCCCGCGTACGCGTGTGAATATCGGAGACATGCCGGAAGCCGCAGCAGTATCCATCGAAGACGAGCGGCCGCTGCGAAAGCTCTACCGCAGCGGTGACGGTCGTTGGCTCGGCGGAGTCGCGCGCGGCCTCGCTGGGCATCTCGGGCTGCCCGTCGTCTGGGTGCGGCTGATCTTCGTCGGCCTGTTCATGGCGGACGGCCTCGGCGCGCTGTTGTACGCGGCGTTCTGGTTCTTCGTGCCGCTGGGCGTCGGCGGTGTCGACGCCCAGCGCGCGCCCTCCGCCGTCACCACCGAGACGACGGCCGACGGGCGCCGCAAGCTCGTGGCCCGCAAGCCGGACAAGGGGCAGCTCGTCGCGCTGCTCGCGATGGTCGTCGTCGCCATGGTCTTCGTCGGCAATGTGGACCTGGGCAGTTCCACCAAGGCCTATCTCGTCCCGACCCTGCTCGTCGCCGCCGGTGTCGCCCTCGTCTGGCGCCAGGCCGACAACGCGCGCCGGGCCCGCTGGATGGCGGTCGGCCGCCGTCGGCGCACGTTGACCATCGCCCGTGCGGCGGCCGGGGTGCTGCTCGTCGGTGCCGGGGTCTCCGGCATCGTCGTGCTGCAGGGCTCGACCTCGCACCTCAGCTCCGTGCTGCAGGCGGCGCTCGCCGTGCTCGTCGGTGTCGCCCTGCTCGCAGGCCCCTATCTCGTACGCATGATGCAGGACCTCTCCGAGGAGCGCCTGATGCGGATCCGCGCCCAGGAGCGGGCGGAGGTCGCCGCGCATGTGCACGACTCGGTGCTGCACACCCTGACCCTGATCCAGCGCAACGCGGAGAACGCCTCGGAGGTGCGCAGGCTGGCCCGCGCCCAGGAGCGCGACCTGCGTCAATGGCTCTACAAACCGGAGGGCACGGGCAAGGACGAGGACGACGAGCCCGACACCCTCGCCGAGGCGGTCCGGCGCAACGCGGCGGAGGTCGAGGACAAGCACGGCGTCCCCATCGAGGTCGTCATAGTCGGCGACTGCCCGCTCGACGACCGGCTGTCCGCGCAGATGCAGGCCGCGCGGGAAGCGATGGTGAACGCCGCCAAGTACGGTGGCGAGGGCGGTGCGGTGCAGGTCTTCGCCGAAGTTGAGGGGGAGACCGTGTTCGTGTCCGTCCGGGACCGTGGCCCCGGGTTCGATCTGGATTCCGTGCCGGACGACCGCATGGGCGTACGAGAATCGATCATCGGCCGTATGCAGCGCAACGGCGGCACGGCGCGGCTGCGCGCGGTGCCGGGGGGCGGCACGGAAGTCGAGCTGGAGATGGAGAGGACGGCGACGACATGAGCGACGCGAGTGAGCCCGTGGGGCCCAGGGGCGGATCAGAGGGTGCGCCCGACCCGTCCGCGGCCGGACCGGACACGTCGGCCGGACCGGACACGTCGGCTGTGCCGACGGAATCGGCTCGGCCCGCCGATGCGGCCGGTGCTGCCGTCGGCGGTGACGAGGAAGGCCGCCGGGTGCGTGTCGTCCTTGTCGACGACCACCGGATGTTCCGTACGGGCGTGCAGGCCGAGATCGGCAGGACGGCGATCACGGGCGTCGAGGTCGTGGGTGAGGCCGCCGATGTCGATCAGGCGGTCACGGTCATCACGGCGACGCGTCCGGAGGTCGTGCTCCTCGACGTGCACCTTCCGGGCGGCGGCGGGGTCGAAGTCCTTCGCCGTTGCGCGCCGTTGATGTCCGACGCCGAGAACCCGGTGCGGTTCCTCGCGCTCTCCGTGTCGGACGCCGCCGAGGACGTCATCGGAGTCATCCGGGGCGGCGCCCGCGGCTATGTCACCAAGACCATCACCGGCACCGATCTGGTCGACTCCGTCTTCCGTGTGCAGGACGGCGACGCGGTGTTCTCGCCGCGGCTCGCCGGGTTCGTCCTCGACGCCTTCGCGTCGACCGACGCGCCGCCGGTCGACGAGGATCTGGACCGCCTCACCCAGCGCGAGCGCGAGGTGCTGCGGCTCATCGCGCGCGGGTACGCGTACAAGGAGATCGCCAAGCAGCTCTTCATCTCCGTGAAGACGGTGGAGTCGCATGTGTCGGCGGTGCTGAGGAAGTTGCAGCTGTCCAACCGGCACGAGCTGACGCGATGGGCGACGGCGCGGCGGCTGGTCTGACGGGTCGGCCGGACGTCAGCGGTGCGTGCCGCCCGTGACCGCGGTGGGGGTCAACTTCCGTACCGCCCAGCGGTAGTGGCCGACCGCCTTGGTGACGCCGACCAGGCCGGTCAGCCACAGGACGAGGCCGGCGCCCATGCCGAGGGCGACATCGCCGTACGAGTCGCGTCCCGGCTCGGCGTAGGCGGCGGCAGCGAAGGACGCCCACAGGCCCAGCGCGCACAGGACGAAAGAACCGAGGAGCCAGCAGAGGCTCAGGCCGGGGGAGCGGAGCGCGGAGTCCGCCGTCGGGTTGCTGTCCAACGCCAGCCAGGTGTCGGTGAGTTCGCGTATCTGCCGGTCGCGGCGGATGCCTAGGACGACGCCGATCACCGAGGGGGCGAGCGCCCCCAGGCCCAGGACGGCGCAGACCGGGCCGAACACAATGACCATGGGCTCCTTGTCCTCGACCATCTGGATCGGCAGCGCCAGCAGCGACCACCCGATGACGCCGCCGAGCCCCAACAGCCAGAGCAGCAGCAGCCGGTGTACTCCCAGGCTCCGCCCGCGCAGCTCTTCGAGTGCCATGCCGCGGTCGGCGAGGAGCGCGTTGCGGTCCGGCCAGGTGCGCAGGTGGGCGGGCGGCGGTGGGGGCGGCAGCGTACGGCGGGGCATGAGCCAGAACAGTACCTTCGGGCTGCTCGGAGCCTTCGTGAGGCCCTTCACGCCACCCGCGTGGCCCCCGCGAACGGCATCTGGCTGATCGGTGCCAGGCGCACCGGCGCGCTCGGGTTCGGGGCGTGGATCATCTGTCCGTTGCCCACGTAGATGCCGACGTGGCTGACGCCCTGGTAGAAGAAGACCAGGTCTCCCGGCTGCAGTTGGGAGCGCGGGACCCGGTTGCCCGCCGCGATCTGTGAGTACGTCGTACGGGGAATGGCGACCCCCGCGGAGCGGTACGCGGCCTGGGTGAGCCCGGAGCAGTCGAAGGCGTTGGGGCCCGTGGCGCCCCATACGTACGGGCTGCCGAGCGCCTTGTAGGCGTAGGAGACGGCTGTCGACGCACGGGCGTTGGGGGCTTTCGCCAGGGCGTCCAGGGCGGCGTCGCGGCCGGCGGCGCGGGAGGTCCGGTCCTGATCGCCGTCGCCCGCGAGCCGCGCCCGCTCTTCGGCGGTCAGCCGGGCGAGCAGCCGCTTGGCGGAGTCCAGCTTTCCGTTGACCGTCTTCTTGTGCTTCCTCAGCTCCGCCTGGCGGGATTCGAGGCGGTCGAGCGTGCCGTCGGCCTCGCTGTGCAGCTGGTCGATCTCCTGGAGCTGCTTGCGTACGCCGCTGACGGCCGAGGCCTGGCGGCTGCCCGCACGGTCGGCGAGCGCGGCGCGCTCCAGGAACTGGTCGGGGTCGGAGGAGAGCGCGAGCTGGACGGCGGGATCGATGCCGCCGCTGCGGTACTGCGCCGCGGCGATCGAACCGAGGCCCTCGCGCGCCGAGTTGAGCTTCTCCGTCTTGCGGGCCGCCTCGTCACGCAGCTCGCCCAGGGACTCCTCGGCGTTGTCCGCCTTCTCCTTGGCGCCGTTGTACTTCTCGGCGGCGATCTCCGCCTCGCGGTAGAGCGCGTCGACCTTGGACTTCACCTCGGTCGGGCTGAGCCGGGGGTCCGCGTGGCCCGTCCCGTCGAAGGCGGTCGCCGTGGCGGCCCCGGCGAGGGCGAGGGTGGCGGCGGTACGGGCCGTACCGCCGCTGAGCGCGCGCTGTCTGGGCTTGCGGTGAGCTGCCACGACGGGGCTCCTTAGGGTCCGGCGACGGCCCGCACAGGGGGAGCGGACCGCCGCCGGGTTTCTCGGCGGTGGTGTCCGACTGCCGCCCCTGGTCCGGACGGCGGTGGGGAGCCGGTCACCTGACGAAGGACGCTAAACCTGACCGTCACGGGTTGGTGACGGAATGTACGCAACTGGCGGAAGTGCTCCGGCCGGTGACCGTATGTGGCCGCGCGCATCGCGTGGACACACAGCCTTCGCACAGGCCCCTGACCGATGCGCCGCTTGTGGCCCACCTGGGTGCCGAGCGGTGGTAAGGCCCCGGCTAGGCTCCGGTTCCATGGACGTACTCACCCATGTCTTCGTCGGTCTGCACATCATCGGTATCGCCTCCCTGCTGGGCGGCTTCCTCACCCAGATGAAGCAGATGGGCCAGGGCACGGCCCGCTTCAACCCCGCGATGCTGCACGGCGCGCTGACCATGCTGGTCACCGGCGTGATCCTGGTGGGCCTCAACCAGGCGGACGACAACCCGGTCAACAACCTCAAGATCGGCATCAAGATGGCCGTGCTGATCGTGATCCTCGCGCTGGTCTATGTGAAGCGGGACGAGGAGAAGGTCGACAAGCGCATGTTCGGTGCGGTGGGGCTGCTGACCACGGCGAACATCTTCATCGCGGTGCTGTGGACCTGAGTCCGGATATCCAACCGACGCACTACGCACGCGTGGCCCGCATCCCCGAGAGGATGCGGGCCACGCGCGCGTAGGCGTAGAGGCGCGGGTTACGCGGGGCGCACCACGCTGTGGATCGGCATGTAGTAGATCGACTCGACGCGGACGTTCGTGCCCGGCTTCGGGGCGTGGATCATCTTGCCGTCGCCGATGTAGATCCCTACGTGGCTGATGTCGTCGTAGAAGAACACCAGGTCACCCGGCTTGGCGTCGGCGGTCTTCACCGTCGTGCCGACCTTCACCTGGTCCCACGTGGTGCGCGGCAGGGAGATGCCCGCGGCCTTCCACGCGTCCTGGGTGAGCCCGGAGCAGTCGTAGGAGTCGGGGCCCGTGGCACCCCACACGTACGGCTTGCCGATCTGCGCCTCCGCGAAGGCGATGACCTTCGCGGCCTTCGTCGCGTAGCCGCTGTCGGTGTCCCCGGAGCCGGTACCGGTGTCCGGGGTCTCCGTGTTGTCGCCGGTCCCGCCGGTCCCGTCGTTCTGCTGCTCTTCCTCGCGCTCCTTGGCGGCTGCCTCTTCCGCCGCCTTGCGCTTGGCCTCCGCCTCCGCCTCGGCCTTCTGCTTGGCCGCCAGTTCGGCGGCCTTGCGCTTGGCCTCTTCTTCCTTCTTCTTCTCGATCGCCGCGAGCCGCGCCTTCTCCTCGGCGGTCAGCTCAGAGAGCAGCGTCCGGGCCTTCGTGAGCTTGTCCTGGACGGTCTTCTTGCTCGTCTTCAGGTCGTCCCGCGAATCGCTCAGCGTCTCCAGGGAC
Proteins encoded in this region:
- a CDS encoding response regulator transcription factor, with amino-acid sequence MSDASEPVGPRGGSEGAPDPSAAGPDTSAGPDTSAVPTESARPADAAGAAVGGDEEGRRVRVVLVDDHRMFRTGVQAEIGRTAITGVEVVGEAADVDQAVTVITATRPEVVLLDVHLPGGGGVEVLRRCAPLMSDAENPVRFLALSVSDAAEDVIGVIRGGARGYVTKTITGTDLVDSVFRVQDGDAVFSPRLAGFVLDAFASTDAPPVDEDLDRLTQREREVLRLIARGYAYKEIAKQLFISVKTVESHVSAVLRKLQLSNRHELTRWATARRLV
- a CDS encoding C40 family peptidase; this translates as MAAHRKPRQRALSGGTARTAATLALAGAATATAFDGTGHADPRLSPTEVKSKVDALYREAEIAAEKYNGAKEKADNAEESLGELRDEAARKTEKLNSAREGLGSIAAAQYRSGGIDPAVQLALSSDPDQFLERAALADRAGSRQASAVSGVRKQLQEIDQLHSEADGTLDRLESRQAELRKHKKTVNGKLDSAKRLLARLTAEERARLAGDGDQDRTSRAAGRDAALDALAKAPNARASTAVSYAYKALGSPYVWGATGPNAFDCSGLTQAAYRSAGVAIPRTTYSQIAAGNRVPRSQLQPGDLVFFYQGVSHVGIYVGNGQMIHAPNPSAPVRLAPISQMPFAGATRVA
- a CDS encoding PspC domain-containing protein, giving the protein MTDEQPAGTGPQAAHRDPLSATAQEPGGPAGVRNFRRDRRQKKLGGVCAGLGRHCDMDPVIFRIGLAVLSVTSGLGLVFYGFAWLFVPFDDEEENEARRLLSGRVDGQALTAVLFALVGCGVFLSLLNNGGALTFAAVLALLLAGAGYWSQQRGLTDPDPVAAQTVADAPPEAKAPPVAGAPSWWRDPIVKDGTHDGISGYFWGPEGVTVEYQPDPPHGRIRQGEPAAPTPRPKPRGPRWIGGSVFLTALVAGGLGTGLTWEEQALGTSLQTGLACALAVFAVGIAVSAFAGRTGVGSIILAVITATLLAGAAALPKDISTTWARTDWKPATSEQVRPNYELGTGIGTLDLSRAGPGKDRTVTTSAEVGAGQLKVIVPKDSTVKLNVEVGVGDIQLPDDRDGDVDIAPGKEKTVTLDPPAGSKDGGTLELNVEVGIGQAEVTRATS
- a CDS encoding ATP-binding protein, with product MPEAAAVSIEDERPLRKLYRSGDGRWLGGVARGLAGHLGLPVVWVRLIFVGLFMADGLGALLYAAFWFFVPLGVGGVDAQRAPSAVTTETTADGRRKLVARKPDKGQLVALLAMVVVAMVFVGNVDLGSSTKAYLVPTLLVAAGVALVWRQADNARRARWMAVGRRRRTLTIARAAAGVLLVGAGVSGIVVLQGSTSHLSSVLQAALAVLVGVALLAGPYLVRMMQDLSEERLMRIRAQERAEVAAHVHDSVLHTLTLIQRNAENASEVRRLARAQERDLRQWLYKPEGTGKDEDDEPDTLAEAVRRNAAEVEDKHGVPIEVVIVGDCPLDDRLSAQMQAAREAMVNAAKYGGEGGAVQVFAEVEGETVFVSVRDRGPGFDLDSVPDDRMGVRESIIGRMQRNGGTARLRAVPGGGTEVELEMERTATT
- a CDS encoding C40 family peptidase, yielding MASHRKPRTRIAGIRTTPAIGITTAALTSVALLSQSAQAAPSAPQKPSLEEVQKKVDDLYQQAGVATQKYNSAKERTEKQRKKVDTLLDDVAQRTDKLNEARQELGSFAAAQYRTGAVSETATMMLADDPQGYFDQNHLSDRLTERQKKAVDDYQTQQASATKQRTKAAKSLETLSDSRDDLKTSKKTVQDKLTKARTLLSELTAEEKARLAAIEKKKEEEAKRKAAELAAKQKAEAEAEAKRKAAEEAAAKEREEEQQNDGTGGTGDNTETPDTGTGSGDTDSGYATKAAKVIAFAEAQIGKPYVWGATGPDSYDCSGLTQDAWKAAGISLPRTTWDQVKVGTTVKTADAKPGDLVFFYDDISHVGIYIGDGKMIHAPKPGTNVRVESIYYMPIHSVVRPA
- a CDS encoding DoxX family protein — translated: MAHGMRTDSHNSYVRSSGWRESASRYALLPLRVFLGVTFIYAGLDKITDSAFMSASGAGSIGEMMEGVRDISAIPALVDLSLKSPVGFGYAIALGELAVGIGTLVGLFARIAALGGALISLSLWLTVSWSTEPYYYGNDLAYLMAWLPLILAGASIFSADAMLAARRRRSSGLV